The Peribacillus simplex genome contains the following window.
GCTACCACCTTTTTCAATACCTTTCTGCCAAGTCCTTTTCCCTGGTATTCCGGTAAAATGGAAAATCCATAAATCCATGCTTCCCTACCTGACTGATCAACACGAATTTTACCGACAGGACAGCCATCCTTTTCAATCATCATGGTTTTCAGGGTATCCTCGTGCAGGATGCGCTGATAATAATCCCTCGCCTCTTTTTCCGTAAATTGGAAACACTGAATATCCAGCTGAATTTCCGTTTCCTCATCCTCTCTCCGTGATGGGCGAACGACTGCATCCTCATAATCATCAAGCTCCGTTCCAGACCATTTCATTTGAAACTCAGAAAAGGCGAACTCACATGGCAGCTGTTTCAAAAACCCTGTCCCTGAATGTGATTGAGCAGGCGAGTTCAAGATGATCGACTTATAGTTGCGCTCCATGGCACTCCTTATAGCGTCGTCCAACAGCTTTGTAAAAATTCCTTCCCTCCGAAATTCAGGATGTACCATCCCACACATCTCCACTTTACTTCCAAAATCATAAAGACCAAGAAAACCAACAAGTTTTAATCCATCATAGTGAAGAAAATCATTCTTATTCACACCATTTCGACTGCGAAGTGTCTCCCAGTTCAGCTTTAATGTAAAATCTTCCCGCTCACATTCCTGCTGTAGAATCCGAATATCTTCTAACTGTTTATCATTCAAAATCCCCACCCCTTTTCCATACTATCAGTTTATAACCAAAAAAAAATAAAAGCAGCATCCTTTTACATGGATGCCGCATACTTTCCATAAGTTTTCTACGAATGTTGTTTTTTTAAAAGTATTTTCACTTTAATCCATAAAACTAAGATCGTATGAGGGGAGGATTTCCTATCTAATTCCATTGACGGATGAATTATTGTAGTAAAATGATTCCAATTGACGATTATTTTTTACCCATTTTGTGCTATATTCCAAATAATGGTCTGCGATTTTTTTATTTGACTTTAAAGGAGGGATTCATTGGTGAAATAGTACCTATTTCTTTATACCCGAATTCCGGACCCTTTTTAGAATAGAATCCGAAATTCGGTTTTTACTACCTAGCACATTACGTCCTGAGGTTATCGTTTCGTTTTATGAGCGGACTTTTTTAAGTTCTCTACGTCCGTTGTCAGTTCTTTTAATTGTTTACCGAAGCGGAAGAGCAAAAACATAGAAACGACGAATGGATAGCCAAATTCGCTAACTAATGACACCCACACAGTAGCATCCTCAATCATCATCCTCTTCACCCCTTTTCATGTATCTGATATCTAAAGTGAAACTTGTTTAAAAAAATCAATCTAGCACTATTGGTTTATGGATAAAGGAACAAATGTTCCTATATAATTGATTTATTCCCCTTGTCTATCACTTTATTAAATAAAGGAGGGATAGCAATGAACCAGTTAACTTCTCATTTTTTTTCTCATTCATTGGAGTTTCTGCAACAACAGTACTCATCTTTCTTTGAACAACCGATCATTCAAGTATTTTTACAGAACCCAGAGCATTTAAAGATTTTTACCGAAACTCTTGATTCCCCTTCTTCACATAACATTTGTCATCTCAACGAGACCTTCAAAATTTTCTATTACCGGGCTAAAGTATACAAATACATGTGCTCCTTGATTTACTTTTTCTCCGTTGATTTTGATAAAAGGGCACGTAAGCAGCGGGAACGCTATCGAATGGTACTTGATGCGACACCAAAGGATACTTTCGGAATGATCGATCGAATCGGCACTTTGGACGTTCAACTTGAAAAGATGGGGGAAACGAATGAGCTCTCTTCACACATAAGTGATGAAGAGATGATAAAAGCCTTGAAGAAGTTAACAGCCAAACAAAGTCTAGTACTGACCATGATCTTTTCCTATGGCCTATCCAACAAGGAAATAGCTGCCTATTTTCATGAATCTCCCCAGAATATCTCAAGCATTCGTAAACAAGCTCTCAAAAAACTTCGAAAGCACTATATGGATGAGGTATATAATAGAAAGGAGAAAAGCCATTGTGGATAAAAAACTATCAAAAGAAGAATTGATGAATCTAATCGATTCTTTGAATCCTAAAATAAAAAAATCGTTAAAAAACACCAACTATCAAGACCGGAATGATCTGGAACAAGAGATTAAACTCAAGATCATTGAGTCATATGAAAAAATCGTTTCAATCGAGGCCCCTAATTTTGAGGAGTTCCTTGCAGAATTCCTGACTAAGCAAAAACAATGAAAAAGTACCAAGTCCAGCATGCATGCTGGACTTGGTATTTTTTTTCTGAATATCAGTATAATGGATTCAATGTCAGCTTATCACCTTTTGGATCATCCAATACCGTTTTGTGATAAGTACCTTCTGCCCAATCATCAAGCTGATCGTGGTACCACTCGCTTTTTACGTTACCTGATTGCCCAGGCCCAACGAGGTGATATCCCTTATTCATGTCGGATAGGTCAATGACAAATCTCCAGGAGCCGCCATGATTAACGGTTCCGTTATCTAAAAATGCCGCTGCCTGTACGGTTACACTGCTACCGCCGACCGGCAATCCGCCGCCGCTGTTAAATAAATAATTTAACGGGGCGACACTTCGTAACGGATGGTTGAACCTTACCTGATGATAGTCTCCCCATTCCCAATCAGCTATATCGTCACCTTGTGATTCTTCCAGTTCCATTAACGTCTCCTGTAACGACTTGGCGAGTACCTGCTCCAGTCCGCCTGCCTCTTCAATCCAAGGACCCGGCTTACCGCCCAATGCCCGCCTTAGTAGTTCATCAACGGCCGAACGCCTTCCATTAAAGAGGTTGAGCGTTTCTTCCGGTATTTCTTCTGTAAGCAAAACTTCCCCGATTTTTTTCATCCATACATTAAAAATCATCGGTGCTGCTTCATCAACGGAATCAATATGATTCCATTTCTCCAGAATCCTTAGTGCCTTGTCTTCCTGTATTCCCGATGGACCTTTCAGTACCTCTATAAATTGAGGGACAAACTCCTTAGCCTGCAGATTCATCTGATCCATTTGCAAGCTTTGCATATCTTCTGCAGTAAGCTTTTTATTCGCTTTTAAAAACTCCTGTATCCTCATCTGACGGTACGGCTGTGCCCAGTTATTGCTGATATGGTAAGGATAATCATCTGAGATGACTTTATTATTCGCTGTCGAAATGAATCCCTCTTCCGGATTGACCGTTTTTGGAAGTTCATCAAATGGAATGTAGCCTTTCCACTCATATTCATCCGTCCAGCCAGGTACAGGCAGCATACTATCGCCTTTTTTACGGATAGGGATTTTCCCATTCGCCTTAAAGGCAATGGTCCCATCAACTGAGGCAAAGACGAAATTCTGTGCCGGCGTTTCGAATTTCAAAAGGGCCTTTTCGAAGTCTTTCCAGTTTTCCGCTTTATTCATATTAAGTACCGCTTCAAGCTCTGCGGATGGATCAAGTGCCGTCCACCTTAATGCAAGGACTGTGTCTTTTCCGCTTTTCCCGGCAAAGTCGGAGACAACCGGTCCATGACGGGTAACCGTCACTTTATAGTCAAGTGTCTTACCATCCTTAACCTTGATCGGTTCGTTTAAGATATGAGCTTTGTCCCATTTATCTTTGAAGGCGAATTCTTTCTCGTTTTCCGGGTGTCTCTTCTCAATATACAGATCCTGGACATCCGGGCCTGTATTCGTCACACCCCAAGCGACCTTTTCGTTATGACCGAGAATGATACCCGGAATCCCGGCAAAAATAACACCGCTCACATTGACTGTCGGGGCCTCCAAATGCATTTGGTACCAAACGGACGGTGTAGTTAACCCCAGATGGGGATCATCCGCCAATAACGGCTTCCCGGAATCCGTTTTCTTGCCAGATACGACCCAGTTGTTGCTGCCGTTGAATTCATTAGGAACAATGGCCCCGGCGAAGCTTTTTTCAATATCCAGTTCTTCCTTGCTGATGATATATGGTGCGCCCTCTGGATAATCCGGGAATAGATCATACGCTTTTTCATTTGGGAAGGTTTGCAGCAAATACTGTCTAAACGCCTGATCTTCCCAGTTCCCGCCTAAATCAAAGGCCATATACTTACCGATGGTGAGCGAATCGACGGGTGTCCACGGTTCTGGTTCGTATCCAAGTAAAGTGAACTCGGTCGGCCATTTCCCATTCTCCTTCAATTCATCGATATATAAATTTACCCCTTTTGCAAACACATCCAAGGCTTCTTTACCGTCGCTTGTATATACTGCATAAGACGCTTCAGCTGCCCGCCTTAGCCCAAGTGTGCGGAAATATTTATCATTTTTGACGGTTTTCTCACCAATCACTTCACTCAATCTTCCTGACGCCTGACGCCTGCTTAAATCCATTTGAAATAAACGGTCCTGTGCTTGGATATACCCTTGGGCTAAATATAAATCATGTTCATTCGCTGCGTTGATATGCGGGACCCCGCTGGAATCCCTCACAACTGTTACTTGTTTCAAAAGGCCTGGAAGCGAAATTTCCCCCTTTGTTTCCGGCAAGGACCTTGAAAGCAATACATTTGCTGCAATCAAGACAGACAGCAAAAGTAAAATCAGGATTGCAAGACTCCATAGCACCCGCTTTTTCCACTTCCGTTTTGGTTTTTGCTGAGGTACGGCAACTTCCATCAATTCATCTCACTCCCCCCTTAAAACTCTCTTACTATCTACTTAAGATATTCCGCGTCCCCACCCACCTTTCCTACCAACTTCCTAACATTCCCTCTGTTTATTTCCGGAAGGGAGAAAGGTGCAAGGACGGTTGTTCCCGCTCAAGGTCGGATCTTTCTGCGCAAGGTCAAATTGTTTCCGTGAAATTCGATAAACATTGTCAAATACAAAAACACCGATACAATGTATCGATGTTCAGGGGATGTTAGCTATTAGCAATTATGTATTCAATCACCTTATCTGGATCATCCGTATAAAAAAGGGCCTTATCGAAGTCATGGGCTGCCTTCGCCTCAGCTTCCATGTATTCAACCGGGGATAGGAAACCAAAGAGCCTCTTCCATTTATGATTTTTCTCCAGAAGTTTTCTTTCCCTTTTTATATCCTCTGGAATGAATTTATTAATGATATAACATGGGTCAGAAAATGCATCAGCATTAAAACGCTCGTTCAAGGTTCGCAGTTTTTCCCGATCCCACTCCACCCTTATTAAGTCAGATATGACCGACACATTTTGGACTGATTCAAGGATGCGTTTCGACAAAACATCATATTCTTCATCCTCCAACCCATTATCCGTCATGATCCCCACACAATACCATTTTTCATTCGGATCAAGTTCTTCATTTTTTTTGAAAAACACTCTTCATCCACCTTCCTTTCGGGCTTTACATGTCCTATCTCTTTTTCTTGTATGCTTTTCCGTATTCACGTTTTTCCCATTCATTATCTAAATGAATAAAGCAACATGTCCGTATTCACGCCATTTCACTATATCATGGAGATATATCCATATGACGAAAAATGAAGAAAGCTGCTGGTATGGTTGCCACCATTCGCCAAACTTCTTGCATTTAGGAAACTTCATGACATACAAAAAAAGATACCCTGAAGAGGATACCTCCATCATATTGGCTGAAGGGCCAGCCCTCTTTGTTTAAGCAGATATTCCAGTGCCTGCCTGAACGATAGAAAAGGTTTTACCTGATTAGACAAATCAAGTTTGACAATCTCTTTCACCACATCAGGGGCAAAACCGACAAACATCGTTTCCGTTCCCATCAACGCCAGTGCCCCCACTAATTGATCCAGCAGTATGAGCATATTGCTTTCCTTCGTAAAGGTAATGCCGGAGAAATCCATAATCAATACTTCCGCATGCAGGTCTGCACATTTTTGCAGTACCGTCGATTGCATCGACTCCATTCTCCAATCATCAATGCGCCCGATCAATGGTAAGAGCAGCACATCCTTTAAAACGGTCTGAACAATCGGAGTGGCCAATTCTTCCATGACTTCCTGGTT
Protein-coding sequences here:
- a CDS encoding GNAT family N-acetyltransferase, whose amino-acid sequence is MGILNDKQLEDIRILQQECEREDFTLKLNWETLRSRNGVNKNDFLHYDGLKLVGFLGLYDFGSKVEMCGMVHPEFRREGIFTKLLDDAIRSAMERNYKSIILNSPAQSHSGTGFLKQLPCEFAFSEFQMKWSGTELDDYEDAVVRPSRREDEETEIQLDIQCFQFTEKEARDYYQRILHEDTLKTMMIEKDGCPVGKIRVDQSGREAWIYGFSILPEYQGKGLGRKVLKKVVAEQCQLGYDIFLEVEATNEHALRLYESCGFKTIQRQDYYQYKGLQR
- a CDS encoding YvrJ family protein, which translates into the protein MMIEDATVWVSLVSEFGYPFVVSMFLLFRFGKQLKELTTDVENLKKSAHKTKR
- a CDS encoding sigma-70 family RNA polymerase sigma factor, giving the protein MNQLTSHFFSHSLEFLQQQYSSFFEQPIIQVFLQNPEHLKIFTETLDSPSSHNICHLNETFKIFYYRAKVYKYMCSLIYFFSVDFDKRARKQRERYRMVLDATPKDTFGMIDRIGTLDVQLEKMGETNELSSHISDEEMIKALKKLTAKQSLVLTMIFSYGLSNKEIAAYFHESPQNISSIRKQALKKLRKHYMDEVYNRKEKSHCG
- a CDS encoding penicillin acylase family protein: MEVAVPQQKPKRKWKKRVLWSLAILILLLLSVLIAANVLLSRSLPETKGEISLPGLLKQVTVVRDSSGVPHINAANEHDLYLAQGYIQAQDRLFQMDLSRRQASGRLSEVIGEKTVKNDKYFRTLGLRRAAEASYAVYTSDGKEALDVFAKGVNLYIDELKENGKWPTEFTLLGYEPEPWTPVDSLTIGKYMAFDLGGNWEDQAFRQYLLQTFPNEKAYDLFPDYPEGAPYIISKEELDIEKSFAGAIVPNEFNGSNNWVVSGKKTDSGKPLLADDPHLGLTTPSVWYQMHLEAPTVNVSGVIFAGIPGIILGHNEKVAWGVTNTGPDVQDLYIEKRHPENEKEFAFKDKWDKAHILNEPIKVKDGKTLDYKVTVTRHGPVVSDFAGKSGKDTVLALRWTALDPSAELEAVLNMNKAENWKDFEKALLKFETPAQNFVFASVDGTIAFKANGKIPIRKKGDSMLPVPGWTDEYEWKGYIPFDELPKTVNPEEGFISTANNKVISDDYPYHISNNWAQPYRQMRIQEFLKANKKLTAEDMQSLQMDQMNLQAKEFVPQFIEVLKGPSGIQEDKALRILEKWNHIDSVDEAAPMIFNVWMKKIGEVLLTEEIPEETLNLFNGRRSAVDELLRRALGGKPGPWIEEAGGLEQVLAKSLQETLMELEESQGDDIADWEWGDYHQVRFNHPLRSVAPLNYLFNSGGGLPVGGSSVTVQAAAFLDNGTVNHGGSWRFVIDLSDMNKGYHLVGPGQSGNVKSEWYHDQLDDWAEGTYHKTVLDDPKGDKLTLNPLY